TACAGAAGCCTTCCGGTGATAAACTGAGATGTTACCTATAATGATGGCATCGGAGCCCTCTGCCTCCGTCCTGCTAGGAAAAGCACAACAGTGAACTCGTTTGCTAGTAGCATGTGAACCACTACGATCAACCTACCCTGCTTGAGCTTCGCCCCGCCGGGCTGGTGTCTACCTCTATCTGATGCTTGAGCTCTGGAAGCCTGAAACTGAGTACCCTATTTAGCTTGCTTAAGTTTGGGACAATTTCTCTTAAGATGCCCCATCTCACGACACTCGAAACATCCGCGGTCTAGTGTTGAACGTTGAGCAGAAACGGACAAAGCCGAATAACCACCATAATCTGAAGCTCTGGCCTGCGAATCCCCTAGCTGATCAGAATAGTGCTGACTGGCTCCTGACTGGCCCCCAACTGAAGCCTGCATAGTTGATTGAACAGGGCGTCCTGAATAGACCTGGGAACTCTATCCCTTAGAGAAGGAGCCATTGAAAGTACCACCCTTTTGGGCCTTCTTCTCCGCGTACTTATTATAACCATCTCGCCTAACACCCTTGACGGTTCTAACATGATCCACCACTTTTTGAAAGGAAGCACCTGATGctgcaagctgaagagctgacaacTGATGAGCAGTGTTCAACCCTTTTCACAAATCTCCTAACTCTCTCCTCCTCAATAGGCATAAGCTGGAGGGCATAGCGAGACAATGAATGGAACCAAGCCTCATAAGCAGCCACAGAAAGATTACCCTGCTCAATATTATTGAACTCATCATGCCTCCAATCTCTCAAGATGCGAGAAACATACTTGTCTAAGAACTCCTGATAAAACTGAGTCAATGTCAATGGAGACGATCCCACTGGCTTGCACTCTACAAAatccctccaccataacttggcatcacccaagagctggAAGGCCACAAACTCAACATCATACTTCTCCattgcccccatcttatggagcctctcatgatagTCCATGATGAACTCATAAGAATCCTTAACCTCAGtgccaaagaattctggaggcttcatcttagtgaacctccaaaataaatcatgctcATCCCCGATCATCACCATACCTCCCACTGGTCTAGGAAATACCCCAAGTCCTAGAGCCTCATCCAAGCGGGGAGCCAAAGCTACAGCATGCTGTAACTCTAGGGCATGAACTTCGCCTGAAGCTAGATCATCCACTCTAGCACCCGGAGCACCTGGAACGGCTGGTAACACACCTGACTCTTTGAACCCGTTCAGCATGTTCAACACTCGAACCATAACGTCTGACAACACTGGTGGAGGTATAATATCTGGCTGAGCTAGTCCTGCTGTAAACTCAGTTGCCTCATCTGGAATGAGCTAAGGCTTAGGGGACTCAGCGCAATTCTGACCAGTCGCAGGAGCCCAGTCTGAAAGATATCTCTGGAGCACAATCTGAACTCAAATAAAaagtgcaacaaggtagtatcagtacaaacattatgtaccagtagatatcaCAGGCCCACTAAGATTAGTATCGTGCATacgttcataaaatcaataagataggcagataggcacaacaacacataatcaaataatTTCATCAGCATAAATCAGCCCACACAGGAATAAGATAAATCAACTAGCAATCAATTACCGAGTTGATATAAGTTCAGTAATCAGCCAACAACAGAAGTAACATGGGTCCGATTGTAAtgcaataaaataataaaagtatcTCAActgtgtacacacatgctaaatggtattgtttgcccaaatagtcatgacctgtagaGGACCcacggtgtccatgtaccactcgctccggaactgacctcggatcacgagttcataactaggccacatcctcacccctatcAAATTTGCCTTTATCTATTTATATCTCTGTATCTGATCACAACGTGATTCTCAATGTATTTCCAGTCCAATAGTCAATATGGAACATGATCAGTCAATAACATCAATATCAATTAATACAAGGCACCATGccataagtcataacaagacACAGATAAATTCACTCAACATGGCATGAATAtgcaaccatctcaatcaacaagaagagtatatattgaaTCCTTCCTTTTTAAAACACAATAATTCCATCTCAAGTTTCGGCATTTGATGAAATGacaacaagcccacataatcagaattcATACCAACCAAATCATACATTATCCTATCAACTTCATTACATATACGATCAACTAACCAAAgtataactcaagtaaaccgtaaccccTTGAAAAGCCGAACTGGATCAATGCAATTACTCCACAATAGCTTTCCCATTTTGCAACACTTCAGAACATTCAAAGTCTAAAAATTGTAACCCTAAGTGAGTATTGGATTTATCTACTCAAATAACACTTGGGAAAAGAGATCCGAACCATCATAGCATTTCAATTCATGGGTGTTCTAATCAGTTCATCCCATTCAAACAGTTTTTAGGCTAAGGTTCCTATTTATATTataaccctaagtctcaataagCAATTTCCACCATAAGTAATCAATTCTCATCTTAGAAAGTGATACTCTACACTCCTAGAtgaataaacaataataaaatcaataatccaTTCATTATCAAAgggtttactatttctagggttcAAATTTTTCATTCACTGTTAGAGGACCTTAAGCTAGTCATGGAACTTGAGGAAGAATAGGGAATGAACTACGTAGAGATTATACTTTACCTTCAATGATGAGTAATTCCCTAGTCTTAGAAAATCTCCACTTACTgctcttggaaactgttttggtgttatgtggggaatgggttcgaAATATGGAATATAAAACACTGTTTCTGCCTCCCGCCGACCACTGCAACAGTCCATATTgttcgatatatatatatgtattattttgatagcctaaaggcacatgtatatgaaagtattttgtgttttcatatgaaatatgattttcctacgctaagagtataaagatgataaaaagagcattaaatgagtaaaacgagcgacagaacgagcggtgctcggcggttagcccagggtacccgtcgcggcccctagttgggtcgtgacagaagcaagctatcaacttatatgaaaaccctagcttcaatatccaaagaattcttggagtttattaaccctagcatgacctctagcacatgggtatctggatccttgcctcttgatatttaatctcccttggattttggcttggattagtttatggagttgaagagagggtttttagagagattttggatctgatttggtgaaatgaaatgtccaaatgaagtggaacgaaacatgtaaagcggaacttaaaaatcccgtcgggcagatctgcgcccattttgacgggccgtaaaaattcctacggaccgtcaaaatggtccgtagaactgcccagtcaaatatggttcactgtgaccatttgacgctgggctggtGCAATTTGACGGACTGCAGAATattctgcggggcgtcaaaattcctgcgggccgtcaaatggtccgcagaaattttctgctcagacagtttGTCGTAAAACATGCATAACTTATTATTTAGACGTCacattgatgaacggtttgttgcattggaaactagaatcGATGAACTTCTATTTGGACAaaataaacacaccaaaactcctcatattataGGAGATATGCCTCACCCAGTCTGGACCAAAATCCTATCCAAAAATTTTgcaaagttttaccaaagttcccacaaactccattcctttatttgtttgttcttaaatccttccatagctcatttcatgggcttaaacccccataacaataatatgggaacatgtaactcatatatcctaaggtaactcccgtttccacgattaggaGAACTAatgcctaacgaatctcaacggacgaaactacgaggtgtaacattgtccccctcttaggaacattcgtcctcgaatgatagactcttggggattctacaaaacgtttgccagagtttcccctatagtatgacactaccatcctgcacagcaacccaaaatatatcgcctcatagggctataacaacacgacaataaccatggccacacatcaccaagaaaacatcaagaaaagcattacatacttgaggttaatggcgtctctgcctgaatctcttctgaaggtgaaaataaatgcgagtacctggacttcatgtcctcttcggcttgcCAAGTCATTTCCACTttattattattcctccataaaacattaactgaagctacttctttggttctgagctttcgtacttgcctatctaaaattgcaatggggacttcttcataagacaattgtttagtaacttggacatcatctattggcacaattctagaaggatctccaatacacttacaatgcatcgatacatggaaaactggatggactgaatCCAAATCCacaggtaggtctaattcataagccacttggcctgccttgcgtacaatcttataaggtccaatgtaccggggactaagcttgccctttttgacAAATCTCTTGACGCCCTTTaatggcgacactttcaagaatatccaatctttcacttgcaattctaagtctcttcgacgattatctgcataggatttctgacgactctcagctgttaataatcgatcctgtataagcttgactttctctatagcttgctggaccaagtctggccctatcaatttggtctctcttacttcgaaccacccaattggagattctcccatataaagcctcatacggggccatttggatgctagaatgataactattattatatgcaaattcaataagtggtaagtgatcatcctaacCACCttcaaaatccaatatacatgctcgtaacatatcctcaagagtctgaatggtacgttcagcttgcccatccgtctgtgggtgaaatgccatgctaaggctaacctgagtccccaaaccttcttggaatgaTTTCCAAAagttggttgtaaactgagtccccctattagagataatagatactggaacaccatgaagtcacactatctctttaacataaagctttgcataatcttttgctacatatgtagttttaaccggtaagaaatgagctgacttcgtgagtctatccacaatcacccatatagagtcataatTATGTCGAGAACGGGCTAAGCctttaatgaaatccatattaattacttcctatttccaagttggaatttctatagcttgcaacaatccacctggcttttggtgctcaattttcacttgctaacAGTTaagacattgagctacgaattccgctatatctttcttcataccattccaccaatatatagatttaagatcatgatacattttcgttgctcctgggtgaacagaataaccggaacaatgggcttctctcaatatttggtggcgtaatcccgcaacatcaggaacacataacctgcctcggcattggagaactccatctacagaaatctcaaatgatgacttctccttctgagggagtgtatttctgtaatgaattagcatgggatcttcgtattgacgctctttcacttccactactagtgacgagaccgctgcattttgaatgatagctcccatactacctgagtccactattcgaactcctaggctaactAACTGCTAGAGTTCACAAGTTAGCTCCCTTTTCCCTGGcagaacatcacataaacttccgatggatctacagctaagagcatcagctacaatattcgtttttccgggatgataccggatgtcaacatcatagtccttcaacaattccaaccaccgccgttgccgtagattcaattccttctgcttgaagatgtactgaaatctcttatgatctgtataaatatcaacatggacgccatacaaataatgtctccacatcttcaatgtatGAATTAcggcagccaattcaagatcatgggtcggataatttttctcatgtttccgcaactctcttgaagcatacgcaatcaccttaccatgttacatcaacacacagccaaacccaatgcctgaagcatcacaatagataacataaccttccgatccctctggaagtgtcaggactggggcagaagttaatctatcgtTTAGCTCTTCGAAACTACGTTCAcatgcatctgtccattggaatttagctgacttctgggtcagcttcgtgagtggtgcagaaatggaagaaaaaccctctacaaatctcctgtaataacctgctaagcccagaaaactacggaccttcGTAGCTGTTGttggccttggctaagtcttcaccgcttcaatcttttgggtatctacctgaGTACCATCGACTataataatatgccccaaaaaggtcactgagttcaaccaaaattcacacttagaaaatttggcaagtaactcttgagtttgaagaactccaagaacggtatgcaaatgatctgcatgttctgccttgggCCTAGAATAtgccaggatatcgtcaatgaacacaatcacaaataaatctaagaagggcctgaacacattgttcatcaaatccataaatattgtcgGTGCATTAGctagcccgaatgacattacccggaactcaaaatgttcatatctggttctaaggctgtcttaggaatatccttctccagaactcgcacttgatgatacccgaatatgaaatctatctttgagaaccatttggtgccttgtaattggtcaaacaaggcatcaatccttgggagaggatatttgttcttgatcatcaccttattcagtttccgatagtcaatacacattcgcaaggagccatccttctttcgcacaaacaacacgggtgctccccatggggatgaactaggcctaataaagcctttctcaagtaagtccttcaattgctccttcaattctttcaactctgcgggagccattctgtaaggtggaatagatatgggctttgtatctggtagcacatctatagcaaaatcaatatccCGTTCATGAGGGAGATCTGGAAGATTtcctgggaatacatccggaaactcattcaccacggggatagactgaagagttggcgattcaacttctacatcatgaacccgaactagatgataaatacaacctttggcgATCATTTTTATTGCcctgagataggaaataaacctaccttttggggacacagtatttcctttccattctaaaactggttctcccggaaactggaaacgaactattttcattctacaatcaatattagcatagcaagaagccaactaatccatccccatgataacatcaaagtccaccatttttaactcatgtaaatcaaccatagtacgatggtcacaaattacaactacacaatttctatatacccggctagctattaccggttcaccaacgggtgtagatacctcaaaaggtttgatcgactccgatttgaccccaaatcgacccgcaatatatggagtaacatatgaaaatgtggagcccgaatctatcaaagcatatacatcatgagaaaataccgataatatacttgtgacaacatcgggggaagactcaagatcttggcgtccagccaaagcataaatacggtactGAGGACCACCAGAActaggagctctccctctacatctaccatggctgaccggcgcctgtgaacctttccccatagggcgtatcgatgatgaagacccggttgtcgatcctgaaggctggactctacccctaccaccaacagaggggcaatcacgcatgatatagcctggccgaccgcatgtatagcaaatatctgaacctagtcgacactggccccaatgtaacttcccacactgggaaaacCGTGGCACAGGTGGCCTagctgacccgaatcacccctgaactgagaacccgaagccttgaaactctgactcggcccggaataagtagatatatcaaatctctagcctgtaaaccgtggaggcacactagtcatagaatgggcTAAATGCTTAGAAAACTGTTGTCTCTGCCTGCCTCTAAACTCGCTCGTCGGaaccgaagatctagccctcttgctataccctctggCATACTCACGCTCACttcattgttgttgttggctttcttccaaattctgggaaTGGGCTTGAAtgtgtgaaatatccatgttgtcctgaagggacgcagtcaagcacctatccaacaaatgtggccctaggcctctcacaaatcggtgcactcggttacctatatccgctaccatagccggagcatacctagccaaagagttgaagcggagaatatactctaaagcactcatacttccttgcctaaggtTTAAAAACTTATcgactctagctcgccgaacctctgggggcaagtagtgtcggaggaaggcatcaacaaattcttgacataccgggggaggtgcattgactccccgtgaagctaTCCAAACTGTCTACCAATGTACCGCgccatccctcaatctataggatgctaactccactgattcaatgttcgaagcatgcattaaccgaagtgtcctcaacatcccatcaataataTTCtaggggtcctcatccggcttcgacccgaagaattccggagggttcaagctaataaagtcacgggaccatgcactaacagccctatcaccttgccctgtaccttgtcgctgagtctgggcggcaaccaactgagtaagtaaatgaatggcctcttttacatcttggcccgacgcatccggtggaggagctggaggtgctggatctggggctgaggctccctcatgctcctcaaaaATTGGTActgagtgagaggactgagattgaaccgcattctaggactcactttcctctacaactgttggcggtgctctttcagcccgctttcctgTTCTGTCTtgtccttttgggctgccgtagcttttctctttatagtcatttctgaaatacataatacacggttagggaaaaataaatccttatatcatggctctatcgcacgatcttatgaagaaagaaggtcattcattccgaAAATGCTCGCAGCCTCCtctttataagtatggcgcgcaacacacccataaacaagactctactagacacggctcgtagacacaccctaggaaagaatttctctgataccacttttttcacgacccaacctgagggccatgacgggcacccggtgctaacccacccgggtgcctcttatcgtactctcatattcacatctaggtgagccacatggcttactcataatttatatgcatcgatagtgctaatctcgttgggcaacaatacatttatagcatcatcaataacaatgcccatatccatatacacaagccgacgaggttatcaaaatgatatacaaaatatgagccgacaaggctaaggacatctaatcatatacaactatctacgagcctctaagaagagtagagtatgtcacatcatataggtgggacaagaccccgccatgcctataggtatgtacacaaaagaataatacaaaaagttgtagctccggatgaaatggagctcctctatgcagtccctgaataagatatctatggatcaagcctgtctctctgtCCACTTGCaggtatgacgcagcgtccacaaataaaaggacgtcagtacgaataatgtaatgagtatataaagcataatcaacatcataacaggAGCATAAGAGATATCATAAGATAGGAAAAATCAggagatagtagccatcatcgtaattacttatttgtctttcatagggaccatccatttctagtgcgtgctcgtgtacatacatatatacatatacaaatatccatatccgtatccatatttgtatccgtattcataaacatattcataaccatagcatacccgaccataaaggtttggtggtttcacatacctggccatgaCAGGGCTCCGTGtcgtacatacctggccctaccaaggctcag
The nucleotide sequence above comes from Lycium barbarum isolate Lr01 chromosome 3, ASM1917538v2, whole genome shotgun sequence. Encoded proteins:
- the LOC132630651 gene encoding uncharacterized protein LOC132630651, producing the protein MVLDMDIDELLVIRDSDLLIHQVQGEWATKIEKILPYVNLAQKLCKKFKKIEFPYTPRAHNEFADALDTIASMIQHPKSSHIDPLRISLKEEHVRCCQIVLQRYLSDWAPATDEATEFTAGLAQPDIIPPPVLSDVMVRVLNMLNGFKESGVLPAVPGAPGARVDDLASGEVHALELQHAVALAPRLDEALGLGVFPRPVGEFFGTEVKDSYEFIMDYHERLHKMGAMEKYDVEFVAFQLLGDAKLWWRDFVECKPVGSSPLTLTQFYQEFLDKYVSRILRDWRHDEFNNIEQGNLSVAAYEAWFHSLSRYALQLMPIEEERVRRFVKRVEHCSSVVSSSACSIRCFLSKSGGSC